The window TCTGAGGCAGAGACTGAGGAGCATTTGGCTTCCTTCCTCAGGAATGGGCATGAAGACGCTGGTAGTATTGATCCTGATGGCCGCAGGTGGGAAGAAAGGGGACAGGATGGGGCAGTTTGGGGTGCAGTGGGGGCTGCTGATGGGAAGGAGTTTGAGGATGGGGATGGGCTTCGCACAGATATGGAGGTGGGGTGGGCTTGGAGTGAGGAGGAAGTCGGGAGCTAGGTTAAGGATGGGGGGCGCAGAcaggaaggggagtgggaggtggtCTGAAAGATGGGGAAGAgtttgagggtgggggtgggaaggagatgaCCTGGGGTTCACCCTGGGGGATTCACCCGGTGTCTCCAGGCCTCCTCCCTGACTCAGACCCTTCCTCTCTCAGCCTGGGCGGAGGAGCAGAATAAGGTGCTGCATGGCGGACCGTGTGAGCAGACGTCTCACCCCTACCAAGCTGCCCTCTACACATCAGACCACTTGCTCTGCGGAGGGGTTCTCATTCACCCGCTGTGGGTCCTCACCGCTGCCCACTGCAAAAAGCCGTGAGTCTCCCCTCTGGGAGTGAGGAGTAGTTGCAGTGAGGCCTCgatgggtgtgtgggggggggtggtcttgCAGATTTCAGGCACAAAGTAACACACACATCCCCATGCCCCAGCACAAGACCACCTGGTAACCAGGTTCATCTGGCCAGTATTTAACTGAGCATTAACTATCTGTCAGGCACTGTCTGGGGCCctggggatatagcagtgaaaaagacaagcaaaattGCTACCTTTACAAACAACAGACCTTCTAATTGGGGAATCAGATCGTGTGGGGTCCTGTAGGCAGCAATGGCTCATTGGATTTCATTCTTAGTGCAGCGAGAAGCCACTGGACAGTTTCATTCAGGGGAGCAGCACGATctgattcacatttttaaaaaaatgtatttatttttgggagagtgcaagcaagggaggggcagagagaggggggcagaggatccaaagcaggctccccgctgacagGCTGACcacagtgagcccaatgtggggctcaaactcatgagccaggagatcatgacctgagctgaagtcggatgttcaaccgactgagccatccaggtgcccctgattcgcATTTCTTTAGAGCACCCTGGCTACCATATTGAAAGTGGGCTGGGCAAGGAGAAATGAAGGGATGCATGTAGATTAACCTAAGGATGATGGCTTGGACCAGCatggtggcagtggggatggaggACAGGTGGAAAGTTTGGGAGGTATTTTGAGACTCAGCCAGCAGGACTTGGGGATGTAGCATGGAAGAAGCAGAGCTGACCTCCAGGTATTTGACTCAAACAAGTGGGTGTTTTGTTGTGTCTCTCTGagtcaggggagggggaaagagagccAGGTTGGATATGGGCAGAGGAGCGTCAGACATTTTGCTTTAGCCATGGTGATTCTGAGATACGAGGGAGATGTCCAAGAAGCATGAAGGTCAGCCACTGGTGCTCCGGTGAGAGGTCAGAGCTGGAAGTAAACCTGAAGGTGTCACCACAGATAAGTGGTAATTTAAACACAGGGTGGGATGAGAGCATCCAAAAAGTGGACACAGGTAGAAAAGCAAAGAAGGCCCAGGACTAATCCTCAGGGCACTAATGACCACTAGTTAGATTAACAGTTGCCATTTTGTTCAACGCTAACTACAGACCGGGTGCTGAGTTaagcagtatatatatatatatatatatatatatatatatatatttcctggaATCTCCACAGTAAGGGACTCTtggccccattttgcagatgaggacactgagactcagagatgTAGCAAGTGGCAATTCAAGTGTTTGTAAACCTACAGGTGCCACTCCccactgtggggggaggggtttaATCATGCAAGGTTATGGACTTAAGGGTCCCCTGCACAGTCTCCCCCCATGCTCAGGCATTGCGCTCACCATTCTCGTTCATCCATTTGGTCCACATTGATCAAAGCATCTGCTAAGATGCTCAGGTAAATCAGCTCAGATTTGAGCTGAGCAGTGGGGACTCAGCAGTGGATGAGAGAAATACAGAGCCTCTATTCTTGGGAACACAGGAGCAGAAAGGCACAGAATGTTTTTTAACGAACAAGCCCATGGAAAATCATATAATTACAAATTACCCTAAGTCTAGTGGAGGAAAAGAACAGGGATGTtccctaagagaaaaaaaaacagaggtacCCACTTTAGATAGAGGAGGGTGTCAGGAAGGACCTTCTAATGAGATGAAGTTCAAGCTGAGGCATGGAAAATGAACAAGGGTAGACAaatgaagagggaggaagagcatTTAGAGCAGCAGAAGTGTAAagacaaaggccctgaggtggaaacAGTCTGGAGTGCACTAAGAAATTTACCGGTTCACAGCAGGGTAGAAGATGGTGGAAGGAATTTTATTCCaagggcaatggggagccatgagAAAACTTTGAGCAAAGGAGTGACTCTTTGATCCATTTCACAAATGTTCATTGGTTATCTATCATAAATATGACAGACACAGGTCTAGGCACTGAGGACGCTATatctgaacaaaacaaaaatcccatttGATATTCTAGAGCTGTGCCACCTAATGTGGTAGCCACAAATGGCCAATTaaatttacattaagaaaaatgcaATGGGATGACAAATCCAGGGGCCACAtgtcaagtgctcagtagccgcTTGTGTCTAGTGGCCACCATATCAAACAGCTGCATGCCTGAGAAAGGTCTATTGAACAGTGCTGCtatggtagaaagaaagaaaataaaacaagtaaatatttaacaataaagaTATATCAGATGGTAATGGTAGGTTCTCTGGTGGcaaagaaagcaggaagggaaaatAGGACTTGCATACTAGGATGAATATTTGCACTTCAATTGGGTCATCAGGGaaagcctcactgagaaggtggcatttgaagGAAGTGTGGGAGGGAGCCTTGCAGCTATGAGGGGAAAAGAGTTGCTGGCAGAAGGAGCAGCCAGTGCAAAGACCCTGGGGTGATAGGATGACTGCTGTGTTCAAGGAAAGGCAGGGAAGCAAGTGTGGCtagagcagaaggagagagggagagagtgggttGAGGTGATATCTGAGAGGTGATGAAGATAGGATGTGCAGAACCTTGTGGGTTAGGGTGAAAACTTTAGCCTTTACTCTGAGTGAGTTGGGAGTCATGGGAGGGGCCTGATcagaggaggaacaggaggaggcaggatattttatgtcattaaaatttCTCCGGTTGTTTTGTGGAAGATAGACTGTGGAAGGGCAAAGGCAGAAACGAGGAGTCCAGTGAGGTGGCTTCTGCCAACATTCTAGTAAGAGGTGATGGCTCCAGACCAAGATGGCAGCAGTGGGGGCGAGATGTGGTCACATCCTGGATATACTTTGGAGAGCCAAAAGGATTTCTGGACAGCTTTTGTGTGAGGCATGAAATAAAGAGAGTCAAGAATAGTCTCCAAGGTTATTCTGGAAGGATGAAGTTGTCATTTTCTGAGCTGGGAGGATGGTTCATCCCTGGATGTTCACCAGGACAGATGGTTCATGGTGCAACAGGCCACCCTTTCTTGCCATCACAGCCCTCTCTGAAGTCTCAGCTGCAGTCCAAGGGCTCCAGGTAAGATCCAGCCCTCCTCTTTCCCAGGAATCTTCAGGTCTACCTGGGAAAACACAACCTTCAGCAGAGGGAGAGTTTCCAGGAGCAGAGTTCTGTTGTCCGGGCTGTGGTCCACCCTGGCTATAATGCTGCCACTCATGACCAGGACATCATGCTGTTACGCCTGTCTCACCCAGCCAAATTCTCTGAACGCATTCAACCACTCCCCCTGGAGCAAGACTGCTCGGCCAACCACACTAGCTGCCACATCCTAGGCTGGGGCAAGACAGCCGATGGTCAGTAGGATGAGGGTGATGGGGAAGCGCCAATGGGTGACAAGCTAGTGGGCTCATAGTGAGGACCAATGGGGCAGTCTGTCAATGTGTGAAAGGTCAGTGTGGAGGGGAGGCAAATATGGGAGTAGGGCGAATGAGTGAACAGTCAGTGGAGAAAGTAGACCCATGAGTGAATGGTATGGAGAGATGGGCCATAAGAGGGAGGATCAATGAAAAAGGAGGGTCAGTGGGAAGATTCCAATCAAGAAGGAGGCCAATGATCAAAAGAAACCAATCAGGACGCACAGATGatcaaaaagatataaatggAGGATGGACTAATGGAAGAAGAGGTATCAATAAAGCATGGCAGCCAGCTGAAAGATGTTAATTGAGAGTGCAAATGGGGTAGAGAGTGATAATAGAGAGGAACCAATGAGGAAGAGTCAATGGTCAAGAGGAATCACTAGACGGAGGACTGGGGGAGGAAGAAGTCTAATAGGTCAGCAGGAACCACTGAAGGTGGGTGGGCCAGTAAGTGAAGGGCCAAAAAGGGAAGGTGGACCATTGGGTGAAGGACCAATAGGAAGGGAGAGCCAATGAGGGAGGTGGGTTCGTTTAGAAAGAGCCAGTGAGGGAGGTGGACCACTGGATGAAGGGCCAATAGGAAGGGAGAGCCAATGGGAGCAGGGGCGGGGAATGAAACCAGTTAGGAAAGCACCAATGGTCAAGTGTTGGCCAGTCAAGATGAACCAATGGAAAGAAGGGTCCAGTGAATGATGAAAGGGTGGAGGAGGGACTAACAGAATAGAGTCTAGAGGTCCCTTGGAACAACTGAAGAAGGTGGGATCAATGAAAGAGAAGAGTAGAGGCAGAACCTTAGAGAAAGGGAAAACCAATAAGAAATGAGGATTCCGGGAGAAAAGGTGATTAATAAGGAAGAAGGGCCAATGAGAGGAAAGAATGATGTAAAGAGGGaccaatcaagagtcagagccaaTGGGTttttatgaaagaaagacaaataggaaGAAGGAAATCAGTGGGAAGTAAGGACCAATAGGGGAGAGGTGACTCATAGGGGTTGGAAGATCGCTGGTGAGGACGTGAGAAGGACAGGTTGTGAGATGAGCCTGGCCCATCTTTCTCTGCAGGTGGATTTCCTAACACCATCCAGTGTGCATACATCCATCTGGTGTCCCATGAGGAGTGTGAGCGTGCCTACCCCAGCCAGATCACCCGGAACATGGTGTGTGCTGGGGATGAAAAATACGGGAAGGATTCCTGCCAGGTGAGGCCACCAGGACCTGCCAGTGACATAGCCaagagcagagacaggaagagagagatacacagaccCAAATAGAGCTTTCCATGCTGGGAGACAATCCCAGGGAGAGAGTCTTAATTTGATACTCAGAGACACAGCCAGGAACAGGCAGAGATATAAACACAGCCAGTAGAGACAAGGACGGAGATGGAGAGGTCGAGaaccagagagagacacaataaGGAGGCAGATGGTGTGAGGGGACCATCCTTCCTCAGACAGAACCCCTGAAAGTCCTGTTTGGACATGGCTGAGCTCTGGAGGTGGGCAGACCACAGCTGCAGAGAGACAGGGCTCATCCCCACTCCCAAATACCTCCTTTAACTTGGGGGTTTTGTTTTCCCCATCATCCATCAGATCTCTCCTATTTATGGCAAAATTTACCCCAGTGCATTGAGGGACGTGAAGAGACCAgtcaagagggagaaagagacagagacagagaaagcgatACACAGCAAGTTGGACGCAAAGAAGGGGCAATCAGACAGACCTCATTTCCAAAACTGTCTTTTCTCACTCCAGTTTTGTTGACATGCATGCATACATCACGGTAGAAGTTTCAGGTATATAGCATAGTGTTTGGCTTCCATATATTGTGGAATGATTGTTTCAGTCAGTTAACTTAGTACCCATTATCCCCTGTGGATTCAataaaaagagaaccaaaaaagATGGGAACCCAATCCCCACTCCCCAGATTAGAAATAGTGTGAATTTGTTCAGATCTGGCTTTTGTAAAGAGGGGCCTGATTACAACtaatagtttctcttttttttaatgttttgtttatttttgagacaaagagacagtgagacagagcacgagtggggaggggcagagagagaaggagacacagaatctgaagcgggctccaggctctgagccatcaccacagagcctgacacggggctcaaactcacaaactatgggataatgacttcagccaaagtcggacgcttatccaactgagccacctaggcgtccccaccccaccccaagagattttatttttaagtaatctctaaacccaacatgaggctcaaactcacaaccccgagatcaggagttgcattctccaccgactgaaccagccatgagtcactgtctctctttcttttctctgtgtgtgtttctgtatctgactctctccctcttttccacaGGGCGATTCTGGGGGCCCGCTGGTGTGTGGAGACCGTCTCCGAGGTCTTGTGTCATGGGGAAATGTCCCCTGTGGATCCAAGGAGAAGCCAGGAGTCTACACTGATGTCTGCAGATATGGCCACTGGATCCGAAAAACCATTCAGGCCAACTAACCCTGACGTGTGACATCCAACTCTTTACCTGTGACCCCCACCTGCTGGCTCCAGAATATCTCTGACCAAGACTTTACCTTCCCCCCACCTGCCTAGATCCAACCCTTAATGCTTAATAAAAGCAGCGACGTGACAGCACAAATTCACCTCGATTTTACCCCAGCCCCATCCTCGCATCACTGGGGGCAAGTGGGGATATGAGCTAAGGTCTTACCCCCACCACTAAGAGAATACAGGAAAACTCCTTCCAAGCATCTCTTCTTCCCTGGTTGTCTCATGGGCTCTACTCCTTCCTGCAGAGGGGTGGTCACAAGTCTGGCAAATTTCTGCTCCTTGCTAGTCGTCTGCCCTTAGGAAGTGacttccttcactgtgtagattttctcatctgtaacataaGGATAATGACAGGACATTCCTCATCAGGTGGCAGCTGTCATTGGGAAGATTCAAGATTCCAAACGTGTGGAACACAGACAAGAGGCCCTGACACCCTAACACACCTGCTTGAACAATAAAGagtggattttattattattattgtgatttttttttttgcttttattccatgTCTGCCTCTCTGAAACCCGGATATTCTTAGTTACCTTTTACAGCCCAGTTTGGTTTTTCCTCCCCTCTAAGAAGACATCTGTGAGTACTCCGCCTGGTTCTAGCCTTCATGGtggctctctcccctccactcctTTTGTAGCagtgaaagcagggaggtgagaaGGCTGGGAGGTCACTGTGTGTAGATGGGAGAGCAGAGCAGGAGCCAGATCCCACAAGACCGCGGACCCTAGGTTGAGAGGATAGGACTTTCtcctgagggcagtggggagccatgggAGGCTTGTGAGCAGGAGCAGCACTGTGGCTTTGTACAGGATGGACCAGAGAGGGGAGactggaggccagggaggagaTTGAAATGAcagtgcagggagagaggagggctgAGTGGCGGCTGGGTGGTCTGGGGAAGGAGGCTGAATATGGGGTCACTGTATGGAAAGGGTTGGGTGGATGACATTCTCATAGAGGAGAGAACCTGTAGAAAGTCCTGAGGGTGTGAGAACATCAGGTGTGCCCCAGATGGCACACCACTCAGGTGATGGCAAATCACTCAGGATGAGGGAGCCAGGGTTTGAGGAAGGAGGAGTGGCTGAAAGTGTGGGTCAGTAGAAGGCAGTGTTGGCCTTGAGTGCCAGGAAGAAGCACTTGGCCTTGATCCCGAGGGCCTTGAGAAAAGGACAGGGTCAGATCTGTGTACCAGAAAGATCTTGCTGTGGTCCATTTGAAGGGAGAGCaatgggcagaggggaggagagactgtAGGTCCCCCTAAGAAATGAAGGGAACAGACACCAGGCTTCTTCATGCTTTTTGGGCTTCTCCCACCAACATGCACCATACGTGATCCCTAACCAATGTACACACCTCTACCCCCAAGTCCCAGGCCTGTCCCTGTCCTCAGAGAAGGCTTCTTTTCTTGCAACCCTTATGCATCATCTCTGAGGAAGGCAAAACAGCCTCTAAGCCAGGTGTCCTTCCAGGGAGGTGAGTGGGATGGGTAGGGGctcccagagagagagggaaaagagggctCTACACGGGGGCTGGATTTAAGAGCAGAGAAATATTTAGGAACAGAGGGAGAATCAGAGACAGCAATTCATCTGTTTCAATATTTACTGCAACTTTATTTTTGCCCAGCACAGCATAGAACAAAATTGGAAGTTGTTAAACAGAGCAATCGCGTCATAGGAGATGTTCAAAGTCAGTCGTGTGTTATTCTACAAGGGGAGAGTCATGTGGTCCAAAGACAGAGGGAGTCTTAAAAGAACACAGACCCTCAATTGCAATGGTCTTCAGATTTAGAGAAAAAGCATACTTGCATGTCTTAAAAATCTAAGCAAGGTGAAAGTTGATCAAGCCACATGATGGCAGGGAGTGGCTGATTTTTATGTGTACATGGAAATATTGTCACGTGAATGGCCTGGGCCCGCCTTGACCAATCCCTTCTGAAGGTTATGAATGACAAATAGGGCCATGAAAGGCGCCAGAGTCACCAGGAGGAGCCAGTCAGTGGATGTCCAGAAGAACTAAATCAACTTCAGTTAATTGAGAGAGAATTGTCTTCCTTTTTCAAAGATACtgatttattctgagacagagagcgcaagcaggggaggggcagagagggaggaagaaatgtcaagcaggctccacactcagtgcaaagcctgacgcggggtcaATCTTGCAAACCGTGAGAAAtccgctgaaatcaagagctggacgcttaactgactgagccacccaggcatcccaagaattATCTTCTTTAATGGATACGACTAATAATAAACACTTACTTagcacatgccaggcactggtctACGGACTTtatatattaactcacttaatttcCATAGCAAGCCTATGTGCTAAGTTGGAGTCATACCAAATTTACATCCAGTGTTGGGAGACTGGAAAGACTATAACGTCGATCCTATGCACAAGTGTGATGTACACAGGTGTGTAAATTCACTTAAATGCATGTCTAAAATTTGAAGGGCCTCCGGAAGAGATTGAATGTGTTGGTTTTAGAAATGtagtttaaaatgtttgaagATACTTGATTGGCTTAGTTTGTAAATGAGACCAAACATTATTGTAAAGAACCacctagaataaaaaaaaaagacagatctAGAATTGAAAGGGCTGTAAGCCAGCATTGAAAGATTAAGAAAAGAAGTGACTGGGCCGCTGGAATTGTCACtttaatatatgcaatataaattATAATCAAGATAAACCTCAGAATAGTTTCTTTTCTCCCTACACACGGAAAGCAACCTCAAGGTCTCTAAAACCCCTGGTTCAACAGGTGCAGGCTTACAGACGTGAGCAGTGCAGTTCGGTTTTACCCTCAAGGAATGTGAGTTCCAAAGGGATCATCTCCCGgggtccttgtctggttttgttcACCTCAGTCTGGTACCCCGTAAGGCGCTGTTGAGTG is drawn from Felis catus isolate Fca126 chromosome E2, F.catus_Fca126_mat1.0, whole genome shotgun sequence and contains these coding sequences:
- the KLK6 gene encoding kallikrein-6; this translates as MGMKTLVVLILMAAAWAEEQNKVLHGGPCEQTSHPYQAALYTSDHLLCGGVLIHPLWVLTAAHCKKPNLQVYLGKHNLQQRESFQEQSSVVRAVVHPGYNAATHDQDIMLLRLSHPAKFSERIQPLPLEQDCSANHTSCHILGWGKTADGGFPNTIQCAYIHLVSHEECERAYPSQITRNMVCAGDEKYGKDSCQGDSGGPLVCGDRLRGLVSWGNVPCGSKEKPGVYTDVCRYGHWIRKTIQAN